In a single window of the Flavivirga spongiicola genome:
- a CDS encoding glycosyltransferase family 4 protein — translation MTDILIITNYFPPETGAASNRIFHLAEGLKKHDFKVSVLTPLPNYPTGEIFDAYKGRFKDTSTKNNITIYRLWIYASNSKNKLLRLIAMLSYSFSLCWFFLWNKIPKTVIIQSPPLLVAFTSVLFLRSKKRKLILNISDLWPIAGLELGAFKKNLSYNLLEKIEYFNYKHADLILGQSNEILNHVRSLFPKKGTFLYRNYPDFVTPKVSKRVVSKGKLKMVYAGLLGIAQGVYKLCKELDYTHIQFHIYGGGTERDKIQTLISNNPELDIVYHGEVSRDTLHKVLVRYDLTIIPLLNRIYGSVPSKIFEYARLGLPMLYFGGGEGELIIQKYDLGWIAKSGDYDDLNTVISKIKSSDIELKNRKRIIKIAIEYFDFGKQLDSLIKKVQ, via the coding sequence ATGACTGATATACTTATCATAACCAATTATTTTCCTCCTGAAACCGGGGCTGCTTCAAACCGGATTTTTCATTTAGCAGAAGGCTTGAAAAAACATGATTTTAAAGTATCTGTTTTAACACCTTTACCTAATTATCCAACTGGTGAAATTTTTGACGCTTATAAAGGAAGATTTAAGGACACTTCTACAAAAAACAATATAACCATTTATCGTTTATGGATTTATGCCAGTAACTCTAAAAATAAGTTGTTACGCTTAATAGCCATGCTCTCTTACAGCTTTAGCTTATGTTGGTTTTTTCTGTGGAATAAAATTCCAAAAACGGTTATCATACAATCCCCTCCATTGCTGGTTGCGTTTACTTCTGTTTTGTTTCTACGTTCTAAAAAACGAAAACTTATTTTAAATATAAGTGATTTATGGCCTATTGCAGGATTGGAATTAGGAGCCTTTAAAAAGAATCTTAGTTATAATTTACTTGAAAAAATTGAATACTTTAATTATAAACATGCCGATTTAATTTTAGGGCAAAGCAATGAAATTTTAAATCATGTAAGGTCTTTGTTTCCTAAAAAAGGCACCTTTTTGTATCGTAATTATCCCGATTTTGTAACACCTAAAGTTTCTAAAAGAGTAGTTTCAAAAGGAAAACTAAAAATGGTTTATGCTGGTTTATTGGGTATAGCACAAGGAGTCTACAAGTTGTGCAAGGAGTTAGATTATACTCATATTCAATTTCATATTTATGGTGGCGGTACAGAACGAGATAAAATTCAGACGCTTATTTCGAATAATCCAGAATTAGATATTGTATATCACGGTGAAGTCTCAAGAGATACCTTACACAAAGTGCTTGTGAGATACGATTTAACCATTATTCCGTTACTGAATAGAATTTATGGGTCTGTGCCTTCAAAAATATTTGAATACGCCAGATTAGGTTTGCCTATGCTTTATTTTGGAGGTGGTGAGGGGGAGTTAATTATACAAAAATATGATTTAGGTTGGATAGCTAAATCTGGAGATTATGACGATTTGAATACTGTAATTTCTAAAATTAAATCTTCAGATATAGAATTAAAAAATAGAAAAAGAATAATAAAAATAGCTATTGAATATTTTGACTTTGGTAAGCAACTGGATTCGTTAATTAAAAAAGTTCAATAA
- a CDS encoding exopolysaccharide biosynthesis polyprenyl glycosylphosphotransferase, which translates to MGHIRGRYSWLLRPFLIIYDISIINIFAYYLLDFNDEKLFFFSMEVFNNKHILYIIYSIVFWLSTTLLLKFYKVYRYTSAQSIISLLIKQFLTYTIIIFAYVGIFRSINVGAIVIFKYLLYSFLATGVVKILSFYTLKKVRAYLKGNLRNVIIVGCGENVNELESIFKKKKELGYNIKAIFNDSGDNNVTGTIKDSFSFIQKNLNIDEIYCAIDELTEKEVNEYVKYANLNHCNIKFIPNTLNLFTKRLHTDYYSYLPILSIQGVALNNEFNKFLKRGFDIVFSLFVIIFFHFWLSIILFILFKFESKGPLFYRHKRHGINYKEFYCYKFRSLTTTREEKGTYVKQNDVRITKIGRFLRRTNLDELPQFINVLKGDMSVVGPRPHMLTYTEDYSKKVDKYNFIFRHHVKPGITGLAQIKGYRGEIKTDEDIINRIKYDNFYIENWSLFLDIRIILQTIINMLKGQETAY; encoded by the coding sequence ATGGGACATATACGAGGTAGATATTCATGGCTGTTAAGACCCTTTCTAATAATATATGATATTTCTATCATTAATATCTTCGCGTATTACTTGTTAGATTTTAATGATGAAAAGCTGTTTTTCTTTTCAATGGAAGTGTTTAATAATAAACACATACTTTACATCATTTATTCTATTGTTTTTTGGCTTTCAACAACACTTTTATTAAAGTTTTATAAAGTATATAGGTATACCTCGGCACAAAGTATAATCTCCCTTTTAATAAAACAGTTTTTAACATATACAATAATTATTTTTGCCTATGTTGGCATATTTAGAAGTATAAATGTAGGAGCGATAGTCATTTTTAAATATTTACTTTATTCATTTTTAGCCACTGGAGTCGTTAAAATATTAAGTTTTTATACCTTAAAAAAGGTTCGTGCGTATTTAAAGGGAAATCTAAGAAATGTTATTATTGTAGGTTGTGGAGAGAATGTTAATGAACTTGAAAGTATATTTAAAAAAAAGAAGGAGTTAGGGTATAATATAAAGGCTATTTTTAATGATTCTGGAGACAATAATGTAACAGGCACGATTAAAGACAGTTTTAGTTTTATACAGAAGAATCTTAATATCGATGAAATTTATTGCGCTATTGATGAGTTAACCGAAAAAGAGGTTAATGAATATGTAAAGTATGCCAATTTAAACCATTGTAATATTAAGTTTATTCCGAATACACTCAATCTTTTTACTAAACGATTACACACCGATTATTATAGCTATCTTCCTATTTTATCTATTCAAGGTGTTGCATTAAATAATGAATTTAATAAGTTCTTAAAACGAGGTTTTGATATTGTATTTTCTTTATTTGTTATTATTTTCTTTCATTTTTGGCTTTCAATAATTTTATTTATTCTTTTTAAATTTGAATCTAAAGGCCCCTTATTTTATAGACATAAAAGACATGGGATTAATTATAAAGAATTTTACTGTTATAAGTTTAGGTCACTAACTACTACAAGGGAAGAGAAAGGTACTTACGTAAAACAAAACGATGTTCGTATAACGAAAATTGGAAGGTTTTTACGGAGAACAAACCTAGATGAGCTGCCACAATTTATTAATGTATTAAAAGGGGATATGAGTGTTGTTGGGCCTCGACCTCATATGTTAACATATACAGAGGATTATTCGAAAAAGGTAGATAAATATAATTTTATTTTCAGACATCATGTTAAACCTGGAATAACTGGGTTGGCACAAATTAAAGGGTATAGAGGAGAGATAAAGACAGATGAGGATATTATTAACCGTATTAAATATGATAATTTTTATATTGAAAATTGGTCATTGTTTTTAGATATTAGAATCATTTTGCAAACTATAATAAATATGCTTAAAGGTCAAGAGACTGCTTATTGA
- a CDS encoding UDP-glucuronic acid decarboxylase family protein translates to MKKILITGAAGFLGSHLCDRFIKEDYHVIGMDNFITGDKKNLSHLEGSRNFEFIEHDVTEFVNIERDLDYILHFASPASPIDYLKIPIQTLKVGSLGTHNLLGLAKAKKARILIASTSEVYGDPLVHPQTEDYYGNVNTIGPRGVYDEAKRFQESITMAYHRFHGLETRIVRIFNTYGPRMRLNDGRVIPAFMGQALRGEDLTIFGDGSQTRSFCYVDDQVEGIYKLLLSDYNLPVNIGNPHEITIKEFAEEIIKLTGTSQKVIYKDLPLNDPMQRQPDISLAKKLLDWEPKIDRAKGMKITFDFFKSLTEEELYKSEHKDFSGYIND, encoded by the coding sequence TTGAAAAAAATTTTAATTACAGGAGCAGCAGGTTTTTTAGGATCACATTTATGTGATCGTTTTATTAAAGAAGATTACCATGTTATTGGTATGGACAACTTTATAACTGGAGATAAAAAAAATCTTTCTCATTTAGAAGGGAGCCGAAATTTTGAGTTTATAGAGCATGATGTTACTGAGTTTGTAAATATAGAAAGAGATTTAGATTATATACTTCATTTTGCTTCGCCTGCAAGCCCAATAGATTATTTAAAGATACCTATACAAACTTTAAAAGTAGGCTCATTAGGAACTCATAACTTATTAGGTCTTGCAAAAGCTAAAAAAGCGAGAATACTCATAGCCTCTACATCAGAAGTCTATGGAGACCCTTTAGTACATCCGCAAACAGAAGATTACTACGGTAATGTAAACACAATTGGTCCAAGAGGTGTTTATGACGAGGCAAAACGTTTTCAAGAGTCTATTACCATGGCCTATCATAGATTTCATGGCTTAGAAACACGTATTGTTCGTATATTTAATACCTATGGTCCACGGATGAGACTTAATGATGGTAGAGTGATTCCTGCATTTATGGGACAAGCTTTGAGAGGAGAAGATTTAACTATATTTGGAGATGGCTCTCAAACCCGATCATTTTGTTATGTTGATGATCAAGTTGAAGGCATATATAAACTGCTATTAAGTGATTATAACTTACCTGTAAATATAGGTAACCCACATGAGATTACCATTAAAGAATTTGCAGAGGAGATTATTAAGCTTACGGGAACTTCTCAAAAAGTAATATACAAAGACTTACCTCTAAATGACCCAATGCAGAGACAACCAGATATTTCATTAGCTAAAAAATTATTAGACTGGGAACCGAAAATAGATAGAGCAAAAGGAATGAAAATAACGTTTGATTTTTTTAAAAGTTTAACAGAAGAAGAACTTTATAAAAGTGAACACAAAGATTTTTCTGGTTATATTAATGACTGA
- a CDS encoding AAA family ATPase, with protein MFLEQYSNGAILDEVQRTPKLFSYLQQIIDESNKTVQFILTGSNNFLLQQSIRQSLVGRVRYLTYYLFRYLK; from the coding sequence GTGTTTTTGGAACAATATTCAAACGGTGCTATACTAGATGAGGTTCAACGAACTCCAAAGTTATTTTCATATTTACAGCAGATAATAGATGAAAGCAATAAAACAGTGCAGTTTATACTAACAGGCTCCAACAATTTTTTATTGCAACAAAGCATTAGACAAAGCCTTGTAGGTAGAGTGAGGTATTTAACTTATTACCTTTTTCGTTATCTGAAATAA
- a CDS encoding MraY family glycosyltransferase, protein MELYYPISFFVGSYVLTYLTIPKIIGLVQYKNLMDSPNSRSSHIKRTPTLGGVSFFYTLIFALFFLRTWCNHDEAIYLIPGLTILFIIGLKDDLVVLSPYTKLTAQVIAIIFILSNESFTVYSLNGFLGIDEIPIYIYYCIAGFIMLTIINAYNLIDGIDGLAAIVGIVILIIYATIFYMTEEYFFLLISLTLNGCLIAFLKFNLSPTSEKIFMGDTGSLIVGFIISILTLKFLALSPEKYDSLPFLIENIPLIAISILIVPLFDTARVFTIRLANKRSPFSADRNHTHHILIDYFKLSHRKASFIIGGFNLVFVYLFIILGSASYNFWLATVLVITVIVLGYFFYRFDYSFANIKRKIRFRRKIDTVKEKGKNIIKPTKGS, encoded by the coding sequence TTGGAACTATATTACCCTATATCGTTTTTTGTGGGATCCTATGTTTTAACATACTTAACTATACCAAAGATTATTGGCTTAGTACAGTATAAGAATTTAATGGATAGCCCCAATAGTAGAAGTTCTCATATAAAAAGAACACCTACATTAGGAGGAGTATCTTTTTTTTATACATTAATTTTCGCATTATTTTTTCTAAGAACTTGGTGTAATCATGATGAAGCCATTTATTTAATACCTGGATTAACAATACTTTTTATAATTGGCTTAAAGGACGATCTAGTTGTCCTTTCACCATATACGAAATTAACTGCTCAAGTAATAGCTATAATATTTATACTAAGTAATGAAAGCTTTACCGTATATTCTTTAAATGGGTTTTTGGGGATTGATGAAATACCGATTTATATTTATTATTGTATTGCAGGTTTTATAATGTTAACTATTATTAATGCCTACAACTTAATTGATGGTATTGATGGATTAGCAGCCATTGTTGGTATCGTTATACTGATAATATACGCTACGATTTTTTATATGACTGAAGAATATTTTTTTTTATTAATCAGTTTGACTTTAAATGGTTGTTTAATAGCTTTTTTAAAGTTTAATCTATCTCCAACTAGTGAAAAAATTTTCATGGGTGATACAGGGTCTCTTATTGTGGGTTTCATTATTAGTATATTAACTCTTAAGTTTTTAGCATTATCTCCGGAAAAATACGATAGTCTTCCTTTTTTGATAGAAAACATTCCACTAATTGCAATAAGTATACTAATAGTACCTTTATTTGATACAGCTAGAGTTTTTACTATTAGATTGGCTAACAAAAGAAGCCCGTTTTCTGCTGATAGAAACCATACGCATCATATATTGATAGACTATTTTAAGTTGTCTCACCGAAAAGCAAGCTTTATAATTGGTGGTTTTAATTTAGTATTTGTATATCTTTTTATAATATTGGGAAGTGCTTCTTATAATTTTTGGCTTGCAACAGTTTTAGTAATAACGGTTATTGTTTTAGGCTATTTTTTTTATCGATTTGATTATAGTTTTGCTAATATTAAAAGAAAAATTCGTTTTAGAAGAAAGATAGATACTGTTAAAGAAAAAGGAAAAAATATAATAAAACCTACTAAGGGTAGTTAA
- a CDS encoding WecB/TagA/CpsF family glycosyltransferase, translating into MSSFFSNFTKKVYPHFTSEVNFKEIFESSGHLYTFVNPYSYLILRKKDNLINNVDFILIDGILLVKVLKFLGIKTQRVSFDMTSLAPKLFEFCEENTKTIYFVGTKQSDLEKSIVNIKKEFANLNIIGYRNGYFNDFKEKELFQEELISLNPDYIIVGMGTPLQEEFIIELKSKGYKGKSFTCGGFLHQSSSNMIYYPAWVDKLELRWLYRSFNEKGVFKRVLISSSLFLVIILFDFFNHYFSKRIN; encoded by the coding sequence ATGAGTAGTTTTTTTTCAAATTTCACCAAAAAAGTATACCCCCATTTTACTAGTGAAGTAAATTTCAAGGAGATTTTTGAATCTTCAGGACACCTATATACTTTTGTTAACCCGTATTCTTATTTAATTTTAAGAAAGAAAGACAATTTAATAAATAACGTAGATTTTATTCTTATTGATGGAATTTTATTAGTTAAAGTTTTAAAGTTTTTAGGAATCAAAACACAACGTGTTAGTTTTGATATGACGTCTTTGGCGCCTAAACTATTTGAATTTTGTGAAGAAAACACTAAAACAATTTATTTTGTTGGGACAAAACAAAGCGATCTTGAAAAGTCAATTGTAAATATTAAAAAGGAATTCGCAAATCTTAATATAATTGGTTATAGAAATGGTTATTTTAATGATTTTAAGGAAAAGGAATTGTTTCAGGAAGAATTAATTTCTTTAAATCCAGATTATATTATTGTAGGTATGGGTACACCATTACAAGAAGAGTTTATAATAGAACTAAAAAGTAAGGGGTATAAAGGGAAATCCTTTACTTGTGGAGGTTTTTTGCATCAATCCTCTTCTAATATGATATACTACCCAGCTTGGGTGGACAAATTAGAATTAAGATGGTTGTATAGGTCGTTTAATGAAAAGGGTGTTTTTAAAAGAGTTTTAATTAGCTCTTCTTTATTTTTAGTAATCATTTTATTTGATTTTTTTAATCACTATTTTAGCAAAAGAATAAATTAA